One Aegilops tauschii subsp. strangulata cultivar AL8/78 chromosome 2, Aet v6.0, whole genome shotgun sequence genomic window, TCTGGCAAAGCTAATTCATGGTTGTTCATCTGGAGGGCAGAGTGGCACAACAAGCATAGTTGGACCAAGGGGATCTATTGGGTACATACCTCCTGGTGAGTACATTATATGAACACATTCTGAAATGACGTTGCAAAATCTAGTATGAGTAACTATATCAATTGCTAGTTTGCTTTTACTAATACTAGCATGTTTCATTATGAGCTCCTCTGAAGAACTCTTTAAAAAAACATTGTTGCAGAGTATGGTATGGGCGGTGAAATCTCCACCGAGGGAGACATTTACAGCTATGGCATTGTTCTTTTGGAAATGCTAACACGGAAACGGCCTACTAATGAAGAGTTCAGTGATGGCTTGACGCTCCGCAAGTATGTAGAAGCATCACTTTCACGAACCCAAGATATTCTTCAACCCAGCCTTACTTTGGTGACGGGAGATCAGTTTGCTGATCAAATCCGAAACTTGCAAGAATGCAACACATTTGCGCTGAAGGATATGTGTGCTCTTCGTCTCCTTAAACTTGGCTTATTATGCTCTGCGGAATCACCGAAGGATCGCCCAGTGATGCACGATGTCTACAGTGAAGTCACTGAAGTAAAAGAGGTGTTTTTCTCCATGGATAACCGAAGCAATGACCTTACATTATTAAGGAAAAAAGGCGGTCGATGAAGGTGAAGCTTGTTGCTTCGACCACGGCATGAAAATATGTTGgtatcttttttccttttctgtgaGCTAATATGTTCGGCTCACTGCGGTGAAGAGCCCTTTACATGATAATGATGGGTTTCTACTAGGGAAAATTTATATTTCTTTGCTCGAAAAACTAGAAGACTAGAAAATGACACATTGTACAAATATTGAAAATACAGTTGGAACAGTGAAGCTCATTTTCCAGTTCACCTCTCCCCACGAACTTGCAAATTTTCATCAAAATTTGTGATCATTTTATGAACCAGACAAAAACTTTCAAGATACAAATGAACAGCCATATAGTTATCTCTTTCGTGCAAGTAACAAGTCATATTTCACAAGATATAGCCCAGTTTACACCATGAATTATTTCACTTTTTGGGGAACTCGGGAAAAAGGAGAATATGGGATACCAAAATTACTTTCCCCTGCATGCAGAACAAGGAAAAACTTGAAACAATAATCATAAGCCTGGCAGTTTCAAATCATACCATGTCGTAAACTGCAAAAGGAGTAAGTGAACAAATCTTCCCTCTTTCAAGTTTACCATATACACAGGTTGCCTGGTCATACATGAGAGATCATCGGTTGCTGCAGGCCAAGGTTGCAACCACACCAAAATGATGTATTAAATCACCAGAAAAGTACTCTTTACACAACACACATATAGAGAAAAAAACTAAATGATAAATCATGCATTCCGGGACGCATGTACATCAACTACAGCTGATATGACGAAGTGGTGGGTCCCGAATGTAAGCTAACCCAAAGGAGACGGCAACTGGCCGGCACGGCGCTGAGGGCATGTAACTAATTTTTCCGCAAGTGGTAGTGGCATAGACCGAACTCGTGAAGTTCGAGTGGCAGCCGTTGAATATCCGACTTCACTAGTGGCACAGGCCAAAATTCCCTCCACCTACTGATTGAGCCCTTCTGGCTGCAGCGTATTATGTTGTAGGTGTATTTCACAAAGAGTAAGGGTGCGTAGGTTTGCTAGTCTCCACTCTACACATTTCGCCTCTAGCATCGGATGAGACTTTCATTGTTAACTTTATTTACTTTGATGAGCTAGCTTTGGGCAAAGCAATTTGTATTAGACTGTGTATTCTGGATCATGCGTTGTAATAGAATAGGATAATTTTGTGTTGGTATTTCATTGGTATCGTGTATGCTGGCGAATCAATCCAGTGACAGGCACGGTAAGCACGGAGAGTCAAAACCTAACAGGTTTGGTCCTTACAACATGCAGCCCGGGTGATAAAAAAAGACGATGCAACCTAGACCTGTTAAAAGCCATTTTACAGGAGTACTCCTCCCTAAACAGAATTCAAAACTGAAACAAAACTCTATCTAGGACTCAAACATATGCCAGCGGGCTGATCTTTGTACAACAAACATGATGAACTTTAACCAGCCACACTAgatcttctttctttctttctttgcgGGGACACTAGATCTTCTTTCGACAGGGGGGAATGTTAGACTTTGTATCTGATCGGCGCTAGCGCCCTAAACATATAAAATACAATCTTGATATATTTTTTGAGGGAAGTACAGTCTTGATTAACGGCCGCAAGTACAAAGTCTTGTGCGGCAAACACATCCGGGCCAGTCAGGATCACCTTGGTCTGCAGGAACAGTTTACATATGACTTGCAATGGGTACTAACAATTGTGGGAGTATAATATGTTAACACTTAATTGATTAGATATTACGATGGATCTGTAGAACAAACGACATATGATCTGCAAGACTAGAACAAGGCCATACTATAAAAAAAAAAAGACTACATGGCCAGAGCACTTACGACATCCAAACCCACGGGCACACGAATCCGCCAGCCCTCGGGGCGCCGTCGCAATGAGCAGAATGATCTCCAGTATAACGAGCAGAAGAACCATGTCCATGTGGCACCTCCAAGCCATGATCTATATGGCAAAACGAAGGCTGTTGCGCTCGCCACTCTCTTTGTCCTATTGATTGTCACCCTGCTGCTTCTTGGTCTCTCTCTATATAATGGGGTTTGTGCAGAAATTTGGATGAACACGCGCTCCATATGACTGTTGAACAATTGTAGCTGGCATAGACGACTCAAAGTGGAGAGAAGTCAGCTACAAAGAAGAGAGTAGCTGGTAATGGTAGGCCGGTCCTGTCCACGTTGCTGAAACACAAAGAATATGGTGCTCCCGATCGGGATTGCTCTGCTTCAGAGTctacatgcagcagtggattcaaCTGTCAAGAAGGGTGGGCGGCCGTTGAAAATGGACTGTTGTGCTCAGCGCGCCGGAAATTTCCGTGTAGTTTAGAGTGGCACGGCTAAGTTGATTACTTGTGATGACAATCTATGCATGTGGTGAAGACTTCGACCACGTCCAAGGCGTTGGTCGTCTCAGACGACTCTAACCATGTGCACGGAAATTTCCCACTATCCACACAGTTCATGTTATAAGACCCCCTCAACCATTTGTGAAAGGGTAGGCTAGAGTGTGTACGTGTGGTGTGGGTGTTGCTAGCCGGATGGATGAACGAGGataacaagtgcatgcacttggaAAAGTTGTAGCATGGAACAAGAATTCTCACAGGCTTAAAGGAGGAAGAGTGTAAAGTCGCAGTAAGCTAGCTTTTGGCCTTGACCAAATCCAAGCATGCATCAAGCTCAAGTCTATAAAACCAACAATGCATACGTCTACCAGGCCAGAGTACCAAAGCACAATAGAAAATTCAGTGATGTCCACATTACACACCAACAACATGGCGTCTCCTCTGTTAGCCATCCTCCTCCTGTCATCAGCTTTGAACCACTTCTCATCTGCTGCAACACTAGCCTATAGTAGCACCCTCACCAGCAGAGATGCTCTGCTCTGCCTCAAGTCCCGCCTCCGCGGCAACACACAGGCCATGGCTACGTGGAACAACAGCGCCTCACCGGATTTCTGCACTTGGTCCGGGGTCACATGCACAAGGAGGACAGGGCAACCACCCCTTGTGGTGGCCTTGGATATGGAGGCGGAAGGACTCGCCGGTGAGATCCCTCCATGCATCTCCAACCTCACTTCTCTGGTAAGAATACACTTGCCTCACAACCAGCTCTCCGGCCATATCCCGTCGGAACTTGGTCGGCTCTCTGGACTCAGGTACCTCAACCTCAGCGTGAACACGCTCAGCGGCACCATCCCTCTCAGTCTTGGTGCGCTTCACAACCTTTCTTCTCTAGACTTGGGTAGCAATGGACTATCCGGTGAAATTCCACCTTTCATGAAGTCAAAGCTCACATACCTAAGTCTAGTCGGAAACAGCCTTACCGGAGCCGTGCCGCCATCGGTAGCAAATCTCTCATCCCTTACATACCTCTTGCTTGCGCAAAACCAGTTGCAAGGACCCATTCCTGATTTGGGTGAACTGTCAAGCCTACAAAACCTTGATCTCTCCTACAACAATCTATCAGGGACAGTACCGCCCTCCATTTACAATTTGTCCTCATTAAACTACCTTGGGTTGTCCAACAATAATCTTGGAGGAACACTACCTTCTGGTATGGGCAACACACTTCCTAACATCCAAATACTGATGATGCATAATAATCATTTTGAGGGGGCTATCCCAGCCTCGCTGCAGAATGCCTCCAGCATGACGATTATCCATCTAGGCAACAACTCTTTGACTGGGGTGATTCCTTCTTTTGGCTCCATGCCAAACTTGAAGCATGTAATGTTGTACTCAAATCAGCTAGAAGCCGGGGACTGGGCATTCTTCTCCTCCTTAGCAAATTGTACACGTTTGCAGCAACTGAACTTGGGTAGAAACAACCTTCAAGGAGATTTACCACCGAATTCCATAGAGAATCTGCCCAAAAGCTTGACCGCTCTAACTCTTCGGTCAAACAACATCTCTGGCACCATTCCCTTGGAGATTGGAAACTTGTCTAATCTTGCCATGCTCTATCTTGATAGAAATCTTTTCGGTGGGCCTATACCTTCTACCCTTGGTCAACTAAGCAATCTTGTCGTGCTTAGCCTATCACAGAACAATTTTTCTGGGGAAATACCTCCTTCCGTTGGAAGCCTACACCAGCTGCAAGAGCTCTATTTGCAAGAAAATCGATTGAGTGGAAGCATACCTGCAAGTCTAGCCAGCTGTGAGAACTTACTTGCATTAAACCTTTCATGTAATACCCTTGGTGGAAGCATAAGTGGAGACATGTTGGGCAAGTTGAATCAGTTGAGTTGGCTACTTGATTTATCACACAACCAACTCGCAATGTCCATACCAGTAGAGATGGGTAGCTTGATAAACCTTGGTTCCTTGAACATCTCCCACAACAATCTCACGGGAAGAATACCGTCCACACTCGGTGCTTGTGTCCGATTGGAAGCGCTTCGTGTAGAAGGGAACCTCCTGCAAGGAAACATCCCACAATCGCTAGCAAACCTGAAAGGCATCCAAATGTATGATTTCTCCAACAACAACCTATCTGGTACAATTCCAGAGTTCCTCGAGACCTTCACCTCGTTGCAGTATCTGAATATGTCCTTCAACAACTTGGAAGGACCAGTCCCCATAGGTGGAGTGTTTGCTAACACAAGTGGTATTTTTGTCCAAGGAAATCCACACCTTTGTTCAAATGGTGCATTAAGAGAGCTTCCTAGATGCTTTGCTTTGGCATCCACAAAAAATCAAAAGTTTTTTGTTCCTATGATGATAGCTCTGTCAGCTCTTGTCGCAATTGCTTTAATCTTGGGGGTGTTCAATTTTTGGTTGAGAAAGAGATACACATCCGGTGAGAGAATTGGCCATTCATACATGGAGTTGAAAAGGATAACATATGGTGACGTAATCAAAGCAACAGATAGTCTTTCTCTAGCCAATGTAGTCGGCTCCGGGCAATTTGGGACTGTCTACAAAGGTTGGTTCGACGCGGAAGATGGTACGGTTGCTGTTAAAGTCTTCAAGCTCAATCAGCATGGTGCATTGCATAGCTTCATTGCTGAGTGCAAAGCTTTGCAACACATCCGCCATCGGAATCTCGTGAAGGTGATAACTGCATGCTCAACTTATGACCTAGTGGGAAATGAGTTCAGGGCTCTAGTCTTTGAGTATATGGCCAACGGGAGCCTTGAAGACCGACTTCACAACCACCAGTGTGGTGCTTTGAGTTTAGGCGCAGTGATCTGTATATCAGTTGACATTGCTTGTGCTCTTGAATACCTACATAACCAGTGCATCCCACCGGTTGTTCACTGCGATCTAAAACCAAGCAACATACTTTTCAACAATGATGATACTGCACGTGTCTGCGACTTTGGTCTGGCAAAGCTAATTCATGGATGTTCGTCTGGAGGGCAGAGCGGCACAACAAGCATAGTTGGACCAAGGGGATCTATTGGGTACATACCTCCTGGTGAGTATATTTTACAAGCCCATTATGAAATAATGTTAATGAAATGCAGTATGACTAACTATATCAGTTGctagtttgtttttttattaATACTAGCATGTTTCACTTTTGTACTCCGCTGAAGAACTTTTTGTTTCAAAACATTATTGCAGAGTATGGCATGGGCAGTGAAATCTCAACTGAGGGTGACGTCTACAGCTATGGCATTGTTCTTTTGGAAATGCTTACACGGAAACGGCCTACCAATGAAGAGTTCAGTGATGGCTTGACGCTCCACAAGTATGTAGATGCATCACTTTCACAAACCCAAGACATTCTTCACCCCGGTCTTACTTTAGAGACGGGAGATCAGCGTGTCGATCATATCCCAAACTTGCAAGAGCACAACACATTTGCACTGAAGGATATATGTGCTCTCCGGCTCCTTAGACTTGGCTTATTATGCTCTGCGGAATCACCGAAGGATCGCCCAGCGATGCATGATGTCTACGGCGAAGTAACTGAAGTAAAAGAGGCATATTTCTCTATTGACAACTGAAGGCAATGACCCTACATAATGAAGGCAAAGACACTCgacgaagatgaagatgaagatcGTTGCTTCGACCACAGCATGACAACATGTTGctatcttttttccttttctgtaaGCCAATATGTTTGGCTCACTGTAATAATTTGGTTACATACGCTCCCAATGTCTCACCAAGATCTTCTGATAATCTTTTCATACATCAATAAAGAGCGATGGGTTTCTACTGGGAATTGTTTTGATATTTTCTTTGCTGGAAAAACTAGAAGACTACAGAACAAAAACACATTGTACGCACCTGTCAGATCCCCACATAAACAAATATTAAATGGCAAATACAGTTGGAACTATAAAACTCATTTTTTCCAGTTCACCTCTCGCCACGAACTTGTAAATTTTCATCAAAATTTGTGATCATTTTGTGACCTAGACAAAAAGTTTTGTGATTACAAATGAATAACAGATATTCAATTCGGCTCTTGGGAGCATATGCTTGTGCCCACCAAAAATGTTTTTTTGCAAATGTCAAAACAAATTTTAGAAAAAACAGATGtgttcattgtcacaccaaaatGCTACGTGTAAATTTTTAGGAAGAAATCTTAAGTATTTTGATCTGTGCAAAAAAAAAAGTCAAATAACAAATGTTACCTTCAAATGTTACacttatttttatattttcaccAACAAGCACCTTCATCCCGTTTCGCATCAAAATTGTCAAGCACGCTTGTTATTACACTAACAAGAACATCTAAAGCAAACGAGCTTTTCCCCTACGCccgaggcggctagggtttctcTCCTCTTAGGCGATTCCGATCGCCTCTGAGTTCCAACCGCCTATACCCTTCCCCGACTGCTGCAACCCACATCCGTAGTCGTCAATCCCCTTGGCGATCGCGTGACGGGTCCAGGACTCTGGGATGGCGTCTCTCTCTGATGCCAACTCCACCACGAACGGCGGCGGCACCGCCGCGGCTGCAGGATCGGATCTGGGAGATTTCTTTGATCAACTGGATCTCAACGAGGAAGAGTTTGCTGATGTTGAGATTGATGAGGACGACCCTGAGATCCAGGAAAGCGCTCGGTCGCTTGCCCTTGCTAGGGTTCGTACAACCAAAAACTTCAGCCCTTCGGCCTTCTACAAGGATATGAGGGCCGCGTGGAATCCGGCGCAAGGTGTTAGGTTTCGACCTGTTGGCCCTAATCGTTTTTTCATCCAAGCATCTTGCTTGGGGGATTGGGAACGCATCATGCTTTAGGGCCCGTGGTTGTTTCGTAATATGGCGGTGCTCTTGTGCCCGTATGATGGTTTTCGCAAAGCAGAAGAGGTAGAATTCCATCACCTGCCAATTTGGCTGCAAATCCACAAGCTTCCAGACCCGTACTGCAAGCAGAATATTGTGGAGAAGCTTCTGAAGAACTCCGGTGACATAATGGAGATGTGCTTGAACGGGAACACTCGAGGTGATTACGTAAGAGTGAGGGTGATATCCGTCAGGCTCTGACAAAATATGTCAGTATTGTTCGTGCCAAGGAACGTCAGGTATACTTAGTTCGTTATGAAAAACTCGCCAGGTTTTGTAAGCTATGTGGCCTCATTGGTCACGATCACAAGGAATGTGGACCTGGGGTTCACGATGAGAAGGAGCTCAAGTTCGGCGATTGGATCTATGTTGATGCCCCAAACAAGCCACGTCCAGACCATCGAGCTACTAGGGCGTCAGGCTCTGAACCCAATAAAGTGGCGACTCCTAAGGTGGACAGAAACGCGTTTGTGCTGGATCCTATTGATCCCGAAGTCGCGGACACTGCTTCTAGCCCAGTTAAAGCACCTGGGGAGAGAATGGAGGTGGACAGAATCCCGAAGAAGAGGTTGAACATGGATGCAGCTGTGGCTACTTCCCGGGATGTCCCTGGCACGTTGAAGCCGGTGCTGGCTATAACAGATGGCAGCGGTAGTGATTTGAAGGAGGGCGACTCGCCCACGAACAGCAGTTCGAGCAGCAAAAGAATGAAAGTAGCAGCAGAGAAGGACCAAAACGAGATATCGGCGGCCTCCCTCGAGGAGAACCGCCAGACGCAATGAATATTTTGTCTTGGAACTGCCGGGGGGGACCGCCGGACAGTTCATGAGGTTTTGGCCCTCTCAAAAGCCAATAACCCCAAGCTAGTCTTTCTTTGTGAGACTAGAAAGGAGGATACTAAGGTAGAGAAAATGAAGTGGAGACTGGGCCTAAAAGGCTTCCACGGTGTCAGTAGCGATGGAAGAAGTGGAGGACTAGCGTTGTTCTGGGATGAGAATCTCACTGTTACAGTTCTTGAATCGTGTAGTAGGTTCATTGACGTTCGGATTCTCGAAGGAGGATCTGGTATCTCATGGAGGGGTACCTTTGTTTATGGGgaacctgttggggaacgtagtaatttcaaaaaaaatcctacgcacacgcaagatcatggtgatgcatagcaacaagaggggagagtgttgtccacgtaccctcgtagaccgaaagcggaagcatt contains:
- the LOC109740661 gene encoding receptor kinase-like protein Xa21; protein product: MHTSTRPEYQSTIENSVMSTLHTNNMASPLLAILLLSSALNHFSSAATLAYSSTLTSRDALLCLKSRLRGNTQAMATWNNSASPDFCTWSGVTCTRRTGQPPLVVALDMEAEGLAGEIPPCISNLTSLVRIHLPHNQLSGHIPSELGRLSGLRYLNLSVNTLSGTIPLSLGALHNLSSLDLGSNGLSGEIPPFMKSKLTYLSLVGNSLTGAVPPSVANLSSLTYLLLAQNQLQGPIPDLGELSSLQNLDLSYNNLSGTVPPSIYNLSSLNYLGLSNNNLGGTLPSGMGNTLPNIQILMMHNNHFEGAIPASLQNASSMTIIHLGNNSLTGVIPSFGSMPNLKHVMLYSNQLEAGDWAFFSSLANCTRLQQLNLGRNNLQGDLPPNSIENLPKSLTALTLRSNNISGTIPLEIGNLSNLAMLYLDRNLFGGPIPSTLGQLSNLVVLSLSQNNFSGEIPPSVGSLHQLQELYLQENRLSGSIPASLASCENLLALNLSCNTLGGSISGDMLGKLNQLSWLLDLSHNQLAMSIPVEMGSLINLGSLNISHNNLTGRIPSTLGACVRLEALRVEGNLLQGNIPQSLANLKGIQMYDFSNNNLSGTIPEFLETFTSLQYLNMSFNNLEGPVPIGGVFANTSGIFVQGNPHLCSNGALRELPRCFALASTKNQKFFVPMMIALSALVAIALILGVFNFWLRKRYTSGERIGHSYMELKRITYGDVIKATDSLSLANVVGSGQFGTVYKGWFDAEDGTVAVKVFKLNQHGALHSFIAECKALQHIRHRNLVKVITACSTYDLVGNEFRALVFEYMANGSLEDRLHNHQCGALSLGAVICISVDIACALEYLHNQCIPPVVHCDLKPSNILFNNDDTARVCDFGLAKLIHGCSSGGQSGTTSIVGPRGSIGYIPPEYGMGSEISTEGDVYSYGIVLLEMLTRKRPTNEEFSDGLTLHKYVDASLSQTQDILHPGLTLETGDQRVDHIPNLQEHNTFALKDICALRLLRLGLLCSAESPKDRPAMHDVYGEVTEVKEAYFSIDN